Sequence from the Primulina huaijiensis isolate GDHJ02 chromosome 16, ASM1229523v2, whole genome shotgun sequence genome:
tgacggttcttatatcatactactgctatatgtagatgatatgctgatagctggagcttgtctggaagaaattgataaactcaagaaagatttatcaaaggaatttgccatgaaggatttgggtgctgcaaagcaaatccttggaatgaggatcttcagagaccgggtgaatggattcttgaagttatctcaagaagagtacgtgaaaaaggtggttagcagatttaatatggatgaagctaaatctgtgagtactcctttggctagtcatttcaaactaaccaaagcacaatcaccatcgacggagcaggagcaggcttatatgaataaggttccttatgcttctgctgtcggaagcctcatgtatgcaatggtgtgcacaagaccagacatagcacatgcagtgggagttgtgagcaggtttatgagtaatccaggaaagcaacactgggaagcagttaagtggattctcaggtatttgaaaggtactgctagttgttctttatgcttcaggagatcaaaatttggcttacagggttttgtcgatgccgatatgggtggtgacctagatggcaggaaaagtactactggatatgtgttcacattagatggtacagttgtaagctgggtgtctaagttgcaaaagattgttgcgctttcgactactgaAGCTGAGTATCAGTTACAGAAGCTAGTAAGGATATGATATGGTTGAGATCTtttctggaggaattgggttagaagcttgaagatagcacattatactgtgacagttagagtgctattcatttagcaaaaaatcttgtttatcatgctaggacaaagcatatacaggttaggtaccatttcatcagatcagtgctggaagatggagtcttgatgctggagaagattcctggaagtaaaaatccagccgatatgctcacgaagacggtaaccattgacaaattgaagttgtgttcaacttcagttggactgcaagAATAAATGAGGagatatgagctgctgcaatgaTGATGTGAAGAcgtgattgaaatcaagtcttcaagtgggagaattgttaggtgagattttaataaatgtggATGGGGCccacattaattaaaatattaaaaataacaaatccCACATCGTGATTTTTTCGAAGTTGGCTTAAGAATTTTGTTATAAATTGAGCCTTCCTTGTTTGCTTttagtatcccaaaatcaaaagctttttagctttgataaataatatattacatagaaaaaaaagagtattttattcttgagtgcgggaattctcttgtgtgagttagagaaattattttcccggtatactcgggttgggagtgtgagaaatattgagtatATTGGTGTATAcatttgttgtaatatttcttccagttataaaagttgcagtgctccgtggacgtagcctatattgggtgaaccacgtaaatctttgtgttcttgttggttattttattccgtatttttgggtactattatcatcttcattggcatcgcttcgggggtgtaattccccaacatcACCCCCCGCCAGATTAGCTGGTTCTCCAGGTTCGCTCTCTTCTCCTCGCGTgtattgtaataaaaaaaatcaaacatatatatattattgagaTAATGTCAACTTATTGGATATCACTTTCATCACATTTGTCACACGGAAGTCAAAGTCAAAGAGCTCATAcatatatgtttaatttatttgaaagagAGAACTATCCTCCTTAATTCTAATTTTCATTCGTGGATATTTacttaaatatatttgattatgtTACCAAGTCAAACGGTAAAAGTTAATTACACTTAATGCGAGAAAAACAAcaatataacatttttcatccttaatttttcatttttttggcaACCAAAACTGCTTTAATCCCTCTTTTTTCCCCCCACAAATCACATTTTCCATTAATATTTaacaatgaatcaatatcatcgggaaaaaaatctaaaattgaaGTCGGTGAACCTTTTATAGATACAAAAAACAAGGGTCCAAAAtggttttaatttcaaataattgatAGAGAAAAAACAGTCATAATCTCATCACATTATTTAAAgacaaaatttacattttaattGAAAACTATATTTCGATTTTTGAGGCTTTGCTATGAACTCGTGACTCGTCCCCTAAAATAAGTGTGCTAATTTTCAATTTCTCACATATATTATCCGAATTCTTACGGCATTCAATGAGATATAGGCAAAAAAAAAGTGCAAAAAGGTTGCCTTAATGGACTagaagaaataaaatatcaacataCTTTACAAAAATGCACCTCATTTTAAGTTAATCATCAACTAGCATTCATTCAACATTCTCAGGAAGAAGAATTGGAACAAACTAATTTGACCTAAACTTTGAGCATTGATCAACTTGAATAGAACTATTGCAGCATTCGATACATGACCGAAGTTTGCATATTTAAAGGTCCTTGAAGAGCAACGCCCGCAGACATCTAGAACACATAGAGGGATCGGCAAGGCGTTTGAAGAAAAAATGAGGACGATTTCCGTTCATATTCGCTATTCGTAACAGATTGAACTAATGTTAAGTGGCATAACAACTGAAATAGGAGACATAAACTTACTCCTCTATGTGTGGCTTCGGGCATTAACAGTGATCTtttgtttttgtgttttatatttatattaaaaaaatctgtTCAATGATTTCCAGCGATTCTTACATGAGAAGACCTGAGTGAGTCTCAGAATCCGCTGAGAATAAGAAACCGAAAAGGGCAGCAAAAAATCACATGAATTTGACATCTTCTTCTTGTTGTTCCAAGACAATGGCAGCAAGAGCAAGCCTATATGCTGTGGATCTCATATTCCTGACCAAGACAAAAATCTCCTTCCTCCTCCGTCTCGCAGGTAATGCCTTCCACTGTTCCAATCTGAGCCTAGAAAGTAAGCTTGCCTCACAAAGCGCACCTGCTATTGGTTTCTTGCTgtatggcaaaaaaaaaaaaggtgaagAACAATAGTGATTTGACTTGACCATGAATGTCTTAAAATAAGCTCTTCAATAAAAGTGTTGAAAGAACTTGCCTTCCCCGGACAAAACCAGTAGTAATAAAACCAATAGGACACCTATATGATTCTCTGACAGCTGGATCTTCAGGAATTTGAAGTGCCCATTTACCAGATGGCAACCGAACAAAGTGCGATCTCAATGAAGACTGAGGTATTTGAAGTTGATGTTCATCACATTCTGATCTGTACCATGTAGAGCACATAAGAAGTAATTGGTGATGAAAATTTGTCAGAACACAAGAAGTGAGAACAAGAAACAACTAGAATGCAAATTCTGAAGAAGTGAGAACCTTCTCCACGACAGTATGTCAACAGCATCAGGTGCACAAACCACTGCCCCTTGTTCAAAAACACCTTCTTTATGAGCGTGAAGATGAACTCGAAGAAAACATTGTGTGTTGCCACACTGCATTCCTGATACATTGGCATTTTGTTCAAGAAGTCCATCATTCATGACTTTATACATGTTAATCTTTTGATCCTTCATTCTTGGGAATATAAGTAAATGATTGGCACTGATATTGTTCAAGAAATCATTCAGACTTAAAGAAGTCCTTGCCACgaaaccttcaaatgacatagTGGTAGCATCTGATAGCCCACAGACAGTGTTTCTCACTAAGTTGTCCCCTAAGACATCAGCAGAACCATGTCGTTCATCATGATTCAGAGAATCATCCACTTCACTTGATGAAGTCACAATAAGTTTCACACAATCCCATGGAGGTGGTATGGGAATTTCTAGTGGCTGCTGGGATGGAGGACATAGTGTTGCTTTCTGATTCGTGGCAGTGGCATCCATTTCCATAATATACGAGTAAGCACTGCAATCTGGATAGTCCCATGGAAAATACGGCAATCCAATCTACATAAAGATAAAGATTTTAGGAATCATGATAATCTTAGGGGGGATGAAAATTTGTGCACTTACTTCACATGCAATCCAGTGCTTTTCTCTTAAACCTATGGCATGggcaccatttaaaataaaagcatTCCAAAATACTTTAACCCAACTTAGAGGGAGAACAATTGAACAcctgaaaaaacaaaaaaacaaaactgaTCATGTTTATGTAATAGATCCTTGTCATAGTTACCTCAATTTTTCTCAAAACAACAATTAATGAAACAAGGACACATTTTCAGACACAACATGAAAGCAGTCCAATTAAATATTATCAGGGAATTATCACAAGTACATTTTATCTCTTCATCAAAAAGTTTGCTAACAGATGAATTTTTTTCTACCATCTACACAGAAACCATAGTTGTCAAGGGCGCAAGGCGCACTGAGGTGCACAAAGGCTCTGGACCTGAGGCGCAAGGCGAGGCGCACGCCTTATCGAAGCAAGGCgcacatttttaatttttaaaaaaaatatatttatcttagaataatatattaaaatatgaaataattatgtcacaatgtcacacaaaacaacaaataattaataagttcataATAATAAGTAACATGATTAAAATTCTTCGATCATCTAAatcaagttcatcttcttccaCCAAATTATCAGAGTCCCTAGAACTTTCTGTTGCAGTTTGCACACTTCTGCTCTTGTCGCCTTCTGTAATTCTGTTATTTAATTTGTGAACTGGGCTGCTAgggtttgggtttggggttGGGCTGGGCCTTTTACATTTTAAGttactattaaaaaaaacagagaagttgcatttactgaattttaaaaataaaacaatctcAGGCGCGCCCGAGAGCCTTTCCACCTGGGCTCGCCTTTGTGAATCGTTGCGCCTGGGACCTTGAGGCGAGAGGCGCTCGCCTTTGACAACTATGACAGAAACATAAGAACACAATCATGCATATCAGATCATAGAAGGGATGTTTGCAAAATCACAAGAATAAAACAAGTGTCGatcattttgaaaaaaataatcatcATAAGTTACTAATGATTTTCA
This genomic interval carries:
- the LOC140961633 gene encoding ribonucleases P/MRP protein subunit POP1 isoform X3 yields the protein MTKIWGFHIPLGLHGRGRGSRALLKKLRSGVLIHDASYYGTVQLEGPQDKLLSVLSSVLVPSPSKHHGENFDDILSGDIFGSAVLHHPGKPSFPSVAPVTFMWRPLQHIAIKKEGHNVNVLDELQSNDDGTTFRRLWLCIHAAALKEASEALTYACMDMTGGSARCVSLEGELATLELIGSKASELLEKMLQPACCVSEKSCYLKKSNADENSDASKLEKTPVSKINNQISSSLVIPLTVKDPRALTKKQQSIVNEGNSCNFCFGEVETKHESESVVNYGDLWDASEGICPPMEESVACMEKYYQRNEYIGLRIKNFGNQDAPAKVKYSRYCPVLLLKNENREDSVKRCSIVLPLSWVKVFWNAFILNGAHAIGLREKHWIACEIGLPYFPWDYPDCSAYSYIMEMDATATNQKATLCPPSQQPLEIPIPPPWDCVKLIVTSSSEVDDSLNHDERHGSADVLGDNLVRNTVCGLSDATTMSFEGFVARTSLSLNDFLNNISANHLLIFPRMKDQKINMYKVMNDGLLEQNANVSGMQCGNTQCFLRVHLHAHKEGVFEQGAVVCAPDAVDILSWRRSECDEHQLQIPQSSLRSHFVRLPSGKWALQIPEDPAVRESYRCPIGFITTGFVRGSKKPIAGALCEASLLSRLRLEQWKALPARRRRKEIFVLVRNMRSTAYRLALAAIVLEQQEEDVKFM